A stretch of DNA from Acidimicrobiales bacterium:
TTCGCCCTCGAGACCCAGCACGGCAAGGTGCACGAGTTCGGCGTGCGCATCGAGGAGATGCTCATCGTCCACGAGGACCGCACCGAGATCATCTCCACCTTCCCGGTACAGGAGATCACCCTCGCTGGCTGAGGAAGGCGCTGCGCCCGAATCGGGGCCAGCTGGCCGCGGCGCGGTCGGCGGTGGCTGGAACCGCGCCGCCGCGCTGCGTTCCTTCTCGCCCGGCGACGGCGCGCGCGTGAGCTACCTGCCCGACGGCTACCTGCAGCTGTCGCCGCTGCGCTTCCTGCCCGACTCGGACGTCGGCCTCTGGTCGTCGTACTCCGGCGCGCTCGACGCCGAGGGCTACCTCGTGGCGAGCGTCGGAAGCCTGCTCGTGGAGGCAGGAGAGCGAGCCCTGCTCGTCGACGCCGGCTTCGGGCCGGTGAGCGAGCCGGCGGAGCGCACCCCCGCCGAGCTCGGTGCCATCCGCTGCGGCGCGCTGCTCGACAGCCTCGCCGGGGTGGGTCGCGACCCGGCGAGCATCGAGGCCGTCGCCTTCACCCACCTGCACGACGACCACGTCGGGTGGGCGCGCACCGGCTCTCCGTTCGCGAACGCGACGTGGCTCGTGCCCGCCGAGGAGGTCCGGCACGCGCTCGCCACCGCCGGCTTCCTGCCCCTCGGCGAGCCCGAGGACCGCGTGCGTCCGGTGGAGGCGGGCGAGGAGGTCTTCCCCGGCGTGAGCGCGCTGCCGACGCCGGGCCACACACCCGGCCATTGCAGCTACGTCGTGGAGGTGGGCGGCGTGCGCATCGTCGTCATCGGCGACGTGATGCACTCGCCGGTCCAGGTAGCGCGCCACGACCTGCGGGCGGCGAGCGACTGGCACCCAGAGCTCGGCCGGGCGACGCGACGCCGCCTCCTCGGTCGCCTCGAAGCCGACGGCAGCGTCGGCTTCGCCGTCCACTTCGGGAGTGTCGTCTTCGGGCGGGTCGAGCGGGCCGGCTCGGTGCTCGCCTGGCGCGGCTCGGACCCGGTGCCGCCCGAGGCCACGGGAGGGGAGGAACCATGACCACGACCGATCCCGGCGCGAACCCCACGACGGCGCGCGCGCTCTGGTTCACGGCCGCCCGCAACGCCGAGCTGATCGAGGAGCCGGTGGCGGCGCCGAGGGGCGACGAGGTGACGGTGCGGGCGATCGTCTCGCTCGTCAGCGCCGGCACCGAGCTCCTCGTGTACCGGGGCGAGCTTCCCGCCGAGGACGACCTCGGGCTCGCGACGTGCAAGGGCAGCTTCGGCTTCCCGGTGAAGTACGCCTACCAGGTCGTGGGGCAGGTGGTCGCCGCGGGGGAGGACGCCGACTACCGCCCGGGCGACGTCGTCTTCGCGCGTCACCCACACCAGGAGCTG
This window harbors:
- a CDS encoding MBL fold metallo-hydrolase, producing MSYLPDGYLQLSPLRFLPDSDVGLWSSYSGALDAEGYLVASVGSLLVEAGERALLVDAGFGPVSEPAERTPAELGAIRCGALLDSLAGVGRDPASIEAVAFTHLHDDHVGWARTGSPFANATWLVPAEEVRHALATAGFLPLGEPEDRVRPVEAGEEVFPGVSALPTPGHTPGHCSYVVEVGGVRIVVIGDVMHSPVQVARHDLRAASDWHPELGRATRRRLLGRLEADGSVGFAVHFGSVVFGRVERAGSVLAWRGSDPVPPEATGGEEP